Part of the Legionella cardiaca genome, TTTAGTCCATATTTCTGCAATGAAAGATCGTTTTATTAATGATCCCCATGCTGTTGTTAAAGCAGGTGATATTATTACGGTAAAAGTTGTTGAAGTAGATAAGGAACGTCGCCGTATTGGTTTAAGTATGAAATTAGGCGAAGAAAAAGGGGCTGTTGTGCACAAGAAAGTAGGGAAGCCGCAAGCACAGCCGAAGAAAATTTCAGCTTCAAAGAAACAAGAGGCGAAACCTGAAGTAAAGAAGAAACAGGATGCTACGAAGAAAACGGTTTTTAACACAGCAATGGCCGATGCTTTAGCTAAATTAAAACGTGGTTCTTAATAATGACAAACCCTCGCGGAGAAATCACAATCCAAACTTTAGCAATGCCAGCCGATACGAACGCCAATGGTGATATTTTTGGTGGCTGGCTAGTTTCACAAATGGATTTGGCGGCAGGTGTTCTGGCGAAAAAAATATCTCGTGGCCGTGCGGCAACTGTGGCTATTCATAGCATGACCTTCCTCAAACCTGTTCACGTTGGTGATATTATAAGTTGTCACGTTGAATTAATTAAACGGGGTACTACGTCAATGACTATTGCCGTTGAAGTTTGGGCAGAGCCTGCAACCATTGGTGGCAAATATAAGGTAACTGAAGGTACATTTATTTTTGTGGCTATTGATGATCAAGGAAAACCAAGAATGGTGCCCGAACAAGCATGACTGCTGACCTTGAAGATTTAAAAAAATGGATAGTGGATATGGCGGTTTTGATTATGAAAAATGCAGAGCCCGATCCCCTGCATTATGCGCCATTTCTTCAGGAACCTGACTTAGCCTTACTCCTTATTAGTCTTTTGGATAGCTTGGAAGATAATGAAGTAGAGGCTCAACACGCTTATTACTCTGCTTGTGTTTTTGCTCTGGATATTTGTGTTGCGCAATTACAGGCCGCAGAAGAAAGCGGCAACAAAACGGCAATGAAAACGCTCGACCAATTGATGTTCACGATTGCTAAGGCGATTAATAACGGCAAGCATTCCTTAAGTTTTTGGCTTCCTATTTTAAATGCTTTTTATGAAGTTCATGTTGAATTAACTCCTGAATTAAAAGAGGCATATCTTAATTTGGCAGGTCAAGAGGAAGAATTATCTCCTGAAGAAGAGATAGATCATTTACATGCCATCCGTGACATGATAGAGGAATTATCTGATCTCTCCGTGTTTGATATTGCAGAAAATTTTTTCGCACAAAGTTATGCCATGCCTTCAGATTTCTTCGCTGATTTAATTATCGACTTGTATAGTATTGAAGAGGGACAAGAGATTGGATTGTTGACACTCTTGCATCCAAAAAAAGAGGTGCGTGAAGTTGTTGTTGCAACTTTTGAACAGCTCATAAAAACTATCACCTTAAGTCCAATTTCCCTTTCTCGTTTGCAAGCCATTAAAAACTGGTATCCCGAATCTTATCATGAGCAGTTCGAGCGCTGGATTAAAATTCAACGTATGAAAGGAGTTGTGTTCAGTTCAGAAACATCAACGCCTTCAATACATATTAAGGCAAGTGAAGTAGATGGGAGCGGTGCTCAAGGTATCTTTATCCACGCAAAATTACAGCGGAAGAATTATTTATGCGGTTTGTTATTTAAATATAAATTCGGCATTAAGGATGCCTGGATCACGCCATCGATTCCTGCGAACGAAGTACCAAAATATTACAGTGAAGCTTTTGATGACAGTGTAACGTTACGCGATGTAGATACCTCCTATTTATTAATGATGACCGGGCATTTTTTAGCTTTAATGATTAAAAAAGGGGAAATGCCTGATTTACATTTATTAGAGATTCAAGAACTTCTTGGGTTACATTTCCTGCCCCACTCTATGGATATTCCTTATTTAATTGAGCAACTTAGCGTACAGATTACGCCATTTACTCCAGAGGCTATGCAACTATCCCTGAAACGCTCCAAAAATTGGCCAAAAAATAAGCGATTTACAGAGTCTTGGTACATAGAAAATTCGCATATTGATAAATTAGTTAATCGCTATTGTACAATTATTGACGGCGTAAAAGTCTGTTCAACAGAGGAAGCTATAGCCGACATTTTCGCTCATGAGTTAGAAAAACAGCGTGATAAGTGGTTATTTCATTTTTTATGGATTGCATTATGGATTAAATCAAAAATGCGTAAAAATGAAAAAATATGGCAAGACAGTCTTTTTATTGCTTATGCAATTAACTCAGGCATGCCGCTGGCAGAAATTCCTATTATGCATGAAATTTGTCAGCAATCAGTTATTAATAGCATTGAGACAATGAATGAGCGCCGGACTCATTTAAATAAAGAATAAGGACCTGTGGATAATTTTTCTTCTAAGTTGAATATTTGCTAAATAATGAGGCAAGAAAATCTGTAAGTTCCTGATAAATAAGTAAAATTTAAATAAAATGGTTGGGTTGTATTATCCACAAAATCTGTGGATAAAGTTGTGGGTTTCTGTATGAATTCTTGAAAAAACTGGAGCTTATAGAATTGTATTTATTTACACCAAAAAATTGCTTTATGTTCATCTTTAAACGAGGTAGGCAATAGACATCGGTTGGGAAAGAATCAATGTCCTTATCTTTTTTATTCCCTAACTAGCGTAGCATTTTTGGCATTAAAAACGGTTGTATTATTAAATCTTTTATCAAATAAAGCCTTGACAGATCGGTTAAAAAATTTAAGGCTAATAAAATTTGCCAATTTAAAAAGTGATTGTACATAGAATTATCTTCAATCCAATATGAAGCTTGGTTTGTTTCGCGAAAACAAGGATGTGCGGTACATCATTTGCAGTGTTTAGAGCAAATTGTGAGGCGCACCCGCATACTAGTTTGATAAGCCTGATACAGAGAGTCTAACAAAGATATGTATGTACCAGTAAAAATTAAATTTTCAATCTGTCTTATTATTGCAAGTTCCTGGTTAGTGTTTTGTTTCTGGCTTTCATTGCGTTGGATTTTTGATTTAGCAGAATACATTACTCTTTTTCCAGCATTACTTATTGTATTTTCAATAGCGCTTATTCCTGGTTTTATGTATATGTTTCTTCTGGCAAGTTACCTACTTGATAAACGTGAAAGAAATATTAGCAATGATTATTATCCACCTATTACTATCTTGATAGCTGCTTATAACGAGGAAGAATCAATAGCATTCACTTTGGCCGCAATTAATCAACAACAATATCCTAACACAATTGAGACAATTTTAATTGATGACGGATCTACCGATAATACACTTAGAAACGCAAAGGCTGTCAAAATTGATGATCTATCGATTATCCAGGCACCGCATGGTGGCAAGGCAAATGCTTTAAATGCAGGTTTGGCGCTCGCTCGATTTGATTGGGTAATTACGTTGGATGCTGACACGTATTTATTACCGAATGCAATTCAAGAACTTGTTGATAAATTGTTTATTGGACCTGAAGGCACCATTGCCTGTGCTGGCTCTGTTTATGTAAAAAATTCCCGTCAGAGTTTAATGACCAAAATTCAAGAATGGGATTATTTTCATGCTATCGCTGTCATTAAACGTTCTCAAAGCCTTTTTCAGGGAACTTTAGTTGCTCAGGGCGCATTTTCAATATATCAAAAGAAAGCTTTAAAAGCAGTTGGTGGATGGCCTAATCTAGTGGGTGAGGATATTGTTTTAACTTGGGCATTACTAAATAAAGGTTATCGTATTGATTTTGCAGAGAAAGCAATTTCTTTTACCAGTGCGCCTGTGAGTTATCGCCAATTTTTTCATCAACGAAGTCGTTGGGCGCGAGGATTAGTGGAAGCATTTGTTCACTACCCTCGAATTTTAAGGCGTTGGCGATTGTCGACATTTTATATTTATTGGAATTTGTTCTTTATTCTGTTTGATACCGTTTTCTTTTTCGTTTTTATGCCGGGGCTTATAGCTGCCTTGTTTGGGTATTATTACATTGCCGGCCCCATGACATTGGCTGTGATTCCCTTGGCATTTTTTAATAATATTATCTTTTTTATAGGTCAAAGGGATTTATTTAAGCTAAGTGGTTTAAAAGTTAGAAAAAATCTGCTTGGCTTTATTTTTTATATTTTGTTTTATCAATTTTTAATGAATCCTGCAGTTATCCATGGCTATGTCTCGGAACTAGCGCGGCAGCAAAAAACATGGGGAACCAAATGACGCGACCAGTTCACATTGCCCTTCTTTTAATTTTGGTGTTTCTGTCAGGCAATACATTTTCTGTTTGGGCTGCGAATGAAATCACCAATTCTGATTTGTCTGCTGCAAAAAAATTGATTGAACAGCAACGATACCAGGAAGCAATTACGCTAATGGTAGAATTGAGAGTCAGCGATAAAAATCCAGAGGTAGATATCACGTTAGGGGATACCTATATCACGTTGGAAAATCCAATGATGGCTCTTTTTTACTATGAGGCCGCTTATGATAATGCCAAATTAAATAACAATGAGGTCATGCTCCGTATTGCGTTATTTCGACTCGCGCGAGTCCAGCTAAGATTAAGCTATGCTCAAAAAGCAGCCATAAATTATCAGACACTTTTGAAAATGAAACTCTCTCAGGAAGATCAGGTTATTGCTGAAGAAGGTTTAAAAAGAGCTCAAGAAATTCTATTTGGAGAAAAGTTACAACAAGCCATTATTCTTGTAGAACAAGAAAAAGGTGCGGAGGCCTATGCGTTAATTCAAGATGAATTAGCGACGAATAATAAGAGTTTTCGTCTACAGATTGTTGCAGCTCAAAGTTTAGCCATGATGGAAAATCCTAAACAAGCTCTCTCTCATTATCAGCAAGCACTTACTTTGAGCGATTCCACCGACCAAAAGAAGACTGCTCTTATGGGAATCGTTAAAATGCAATATTGGTTGGGAGAAGATAGCACTGCTCAGCAAACGCTCAGTCAATTAAAGGAATTACCTCTTTCGCAACAAGATAAAGAGCAGATTAATGAGTTGGTAGCTGCATCAGGAATGGGTAGCAGTATACCTGGTATCGCAAATGAAATAAGTTTGGCTAAAGGAGAGGAGATTATCTTAGGCGAAAAATTGCAGCGCGCAATTACACTGTTAGAAAAAGAAAAAGGGGTAGAGGCTTATGCTTTAATTGAAGATGAACTAGGAAAAAATACGAGGAGCTTCCGCTTACAAATGATTGCGGGCCAAAGCTTGGCAATAATGGAAAGGCCGAAGGAAGCTCTCTCTCATTTCCAGCAGGCGCTCAGTTTA contains:
- the yciA gene encoding acyl-CoA thioester hydrolase YciA is translated as MTNPRGEITIQTLAMPADTNANGDIFGGWLVSQMDLAAGVLAKKISRGRAATVAIHSMTFLKPVHVGDIISCHVELIKRGTTSMTIAVEVWAEPATIGGKYKVTEGTFIFVAIDDQGKPRMVPEQA
- a CDS encoding glycosyltransferase, giving the protein MYVPVKIKFSICLIIASSWLVFCFWLSLRWIFDLAEYITLFPALLIVFSIALIPGFMYMFLLASYLLDKRERNISNDYYPPITILIAAYNEEESIAFTLAAINQQQYPNTIETILIDDGSTDNTLRNAKAVKIDDLSIIQAPHGGKANALNAGLALARFDWVITLDADTYLLPNAIQELVDKLFIGPEGTIACAGSVYVKNSRQSLMTKIQEWDYFHAIAVIKRSQSLFQGTLVAQGAFSIYQKKALKAVGGWPNLVGEDIVLTWALLNKGYRIDFAEKAISFTSAPVSYRQFFHQRSRWARGLVEAFVHYPRILRRWRLSTFYIYWNLFFILFDTVFFFVFMPGLIAALFGYYYIAGPMTLAVIPLAFFNNIIFFIGQRDLFKLSGLKVRKNLLGFIFYILFYQFLMNPAVIHGYVSELARQQKTWGTK